The proteins below are encoded in one region of Oncorhynchus masou masou isolate Uvic2021 chromosome 15, UVic_Omas_1.1, whole genome shotgun sequence:
- the LOC135555663 gene encoding non-structural maintenance of chromosomes element 1 homolog, producing MSRPLGDSHKRFLQTMMVNGIIDGAKARALHRHCCETHGAHYAHDKLDEFIEVINAQLQPMFMQIRKGMSEEDGLQYHALVNMAETDVTRMSTDYADNELELFRKTMDLIVDSDNGTASSTDILNCADSLQTKKLKKRETEHVLNRLVQDKWLNEKNGDYSLSTRCIMEMEQYIRMLYQDQVKVCHICHNVALQCQMCENPTCGIKIHTPCVARYFKGRTDPRCPACEDFWPHEIPDVYRPPSSQSETQSAAKENTAPTPTPRSTAQTRRTRRS from the exons ATGTCTCGACCACTGGGCGACAGCCATAAAAGGTTCCTGCAAACCATGATGGTCAATGGGATCATTGACGGTGCCAAGGCAAGGGCTCTCCACCGGCATTGCTGTGAGACACACGGTG CACACTATGCTCATGATAAACTTGATGAATTCATTGAGGTTATCAATGCCCAGCTGCAGCCCATGTTCATGCAGATCAGAAAAGGGATGTCTGAGGAGGATGGTCTTCAGTACCATGCTTTG GTGAACATGGCTGAAACTGATGTGACCAGGATGTCAACTGATTATGCAGACAACGAGTTGGAATTATTTCGAAAAACA ATGGACCTAATTGTGGACTCTGACAATGGAACCGCCTCTTCCACGGACATTCTTAACTGTGCCGACAGCCTCCAGACAAAGAAGCTAAAGAAAAGAGAAACGGAACATGTACTGAACAGGCTTGTTCAGGATAAGTGGCTGAATGAG AAAAATGGAGACTACTCTCTCTCCACTCGATGTATAATGGAGATGGAGCAATATATTCGGATGTTGTATCAAGACCAGGTCAAGGTCTGCCATATCTGTCACAATGTGGCCTTGCAG TGCCAGATGTGTGAAAATCCTACATGTGGCATCAAAATCCACACCCCTTGTGTCGCCAGATACTTCAAAGGAAGGACTGATCCACGATGCCCTGCCTGTGAGGACTTCTGGCCACATGAGATCCCAG ATGTGTATAGACCTCCGTCCTCTCAGAGCGAGACTCAGTCAGCAGCCAAAGAGAACACGGCCCCCACCCCCACTCCTCGGTCTACAGCTCAGACCAGGAGGACCAGGAGGTCATAA
- the LOC135555660 gene encoding uncharacterized protein LOC135555660, producing MFLLIIIFTNFGTLIADDAKSDGNLQCFNDYDKSMVCHFTTDKSKCAEYYMTLELLGAQNIVQNDCTFKEKERSNDVFKCGCSIDPMVLIIGEEFNATLWNSGKRLNSEVLCIKCSIKPKTPTVQKVKPTENGNFLVKWKTNYPDDAPFSKELIAELSYRKKGETDEVSKNDSTTSYELLGRDLEPNTIYALKVRTYTGKSDRFSDWSEELEFTNPASSRKVLQIVIVFSCIAVIIITSALFWCSVRLKTKWWDNIPKCSNPDLLYMVPGVPKVLSPPKIPLSSIYVDSSKMDTEGKTWTNPSLVDGSSGIGSGSELDSSSSLGYAHTCPMSPEPSNVQIISHLQEALSKVFPSLVPLDGNPQSLLLAPPMTDDGTQMNCPEPNRDIGVCSSDYNPLHFMSESAGSCGSSCYNNITYSPSVPLNSIQELTTSKTSSFPKQPLLFCNSSYHSGEAEVLKNVHPQLFLGTGQQDLNLSTNCAPLLQTEFSYHTCDGTSDDSETTTSAEDTSLIYGSNDSNVSEPHNVISVVAGYQSFSEAVGKDNKRGTDAFMDVSLPLEGFQEVDSSEPLIYDVNPCYHSLPDPGCCLPPSDVDYQTLQSLGQNSPDHWVSDKLLNKCLETEIPQSSMRNIPLNVLSNSQEGQYPIPGNPFLTSFCSDQAMQIDNDSSYHCV from the exons ATGTTTCTATTGATTATTATATTCACAAACTTTGGGACTTTGATAGCTGATGATG CAAAGAGTGACGGAAATCTTCAATGCTTCAACGATTATGACAAAAGTATGGTTTGTCATTTTACAACTGACAAGTCTAAGTGTGCTGAATACTACATGACATTGGAATTATTGGGCGCACAAAATAT AGTCCAGAATGATTGTACTTTCAAGGAAAAGGAGAGGTCCAATGATGTTTTCAAATGTGGATGCTCTATTGATCCAATGGTCCTTATTATTGGGGAGGAGTTTAATGCAACACTTTGGAATTCTGGGAAGCGCCTAAATTCCGAAGTCCTTTGTATCAAATGCAGCA TAAAACCCAAAACCCCCACCGTCCAAAAGGTGAAACCAACAGAAAATGGGAATTTCCTGGTCAAATGGAAGACAAACTACCCTGATGATGCACCGTTTTCTAAGGAATTGATTGCCGAATTGAGCTACAGAAAGAAAGGAGAAACAGATGAG GTGTCCAAAAATGACTCAACAACTTCCTATGAATTACTTGGCAGAGACTTGGAGCCAAACACCATTTATGCTCTGAAGGTCAGAACTTATACTGGCAAGAGCGACCGTTTCAGTGACTGGAGTGAAGAGTTGGAATTCACCAACC CTGCATCATCTCGGAAAGTACTCCAGATTGTCATTGTTTTCAGTTGCATTGCTGTTATCATCATCACAAGTGCTTTATTTTGGTGCAGTGTTAG ACTCAAAACCAAGTGGTGGGATAATATTCCTAAATGTTCAAACCCAGACCTTTTGTATATGGTTCCAGGAGTGCCTAAG GTATTGTCTCCTCCCAAAATACCTTTATCCTCCATCtatgttgattcttcaaaaatgGACACTGAAGGAAAAACATG GACAAACCCCTCGTTAGTAGATGGGAGCAGTGGAATAGGTAGTGGCTCAGAGCTTGACTCATCATCTTCCCTGGGTTATGCCCACACATGTCCCATGAGCCCGGAGCCTAGTAATGTGCAGATCATTAGTCATCTTCAAGAGGCCCTGAGCAAAGTCTTTCCCAGCCTTGTTCCTTTGGACGGGAATCCTCAGTCATTGCTCTTAGCCCCTCCTATGACAGATGATGGTACACAAATGAACTGCCCTGAGCCAAATAGAGACATTGGTGTGTGTTCATCTGACTACAATCCTCTTCATTTCATGAGTGAGTCTGCAGGCTCTTGTGGGTCGTCTTGTTACAACAATATTACCTACTCCCCCTCAGTGCCCCTCAACTCCATTCAAGAGTTAACAACAAGCAAGACATCCTCATTTCCTAAGCAGCCTCTGCTCTTTTGTAACTCCTCCTACCATTCTGGTGAGGCTGAAGTGTTGAAAAATGTCCATCCACAGCTGTTTCTTGGTACTGGTCAACAAGACCTTAACTTGTCCACTAACTGTGCACCCCTCTTGCAAACCGAGTTTTCATATCACACGTGTGATGGCACCAGTGATGATTCAGAGACTACCACGTCAGCAGAGGACACCAGTCTGATCTATGGCTCTAATGACAGCAATGTGTCCGAACCTCACAATGTTATCAGTGTCGTTGCTGGATATCAGAGCTTCAGTGAGGCGGTCGGTAAGGACAATAAGAGAGGAACTGATGCCTTCATGGATGTGTCACTGCCACTTGAGGGTTTCCAGGAGGTGGACAGTAGCGAGCCACTGATTTATGATGTGAATCCATGTTACCACAGCCTGCCTGACCCTGGATGCTGCCTCCCCCCGAGTGATGTCGATTATCAGACTTTACAGAGCCTGGGACAAAATAGCCCAGATCATTGGGTTTCAGACAAACTGCTGAACAAGTGTTTGGAGACTGAGATCCCTCAAAGCTCCATGAGGAACATACCTCTAAATGTCCTGTCCAACTCACAGGAAGGACAATATCCGATACCTGGAAATCCCTTTCTTACTTCTTTCTGTTCAGACCAAGCCATGCAAATAGACAATGACAGCTCCTATCATTGTGTGTGA